A genomic region of Solanum dulcamara chromosome 2, daSolDulc1.2, whole genome shotgun sequence contains the following coding sequences:
- the LOC129877423 gene encoding 6,7,8-trihydroxycoumarin synthase-like, which produces MMFFPLFVALLIIIILSFFLPKSKKNGKNILPPGPIGLPFIGNLHQFNSLTPHLYFWKLSKKYGKIFSLKLGSSTMVVVSSANLAKEVTQIQDLAFCSRPSILGQQKLSYNGQDIGVSPYNDYWRELRKICVVHLFSLKKVQYFSPIREDEVSTMIKKISQYAATSQSINLSNIVISLTTTIICRIAFGIRYNEETRQGRKFHELLKVTEEMLGGFFVSDHFPLLGWIDKLSGKINRLEKNFKDLDEFYEGLIEQHLNPNRPKSMEGDIIDLLLQLKKEKSTPIDLTLDNIKAIIMDMLVGGTDTSAAVVIWAMTALIAKPNAMKKVQEEIREMVGKKSIVKEDDIRNLPYFKSVIKETFRLYPPAPLLIARETMQNSILEGYEIKPKTIVHVNVWAIARDPEIWKNPEEFIPERFLNSDIDFKGQNFELLPFGAGRRGCPAMALGVATLELVLSNLLYAFDWELPCGMNREDIDTDVLPGLAMHKKKPLCLVPTNYH; this is translated from the exons ATGATGTTCTTTCCCCTTTTTGTAGCCCTTCTTATCATCATTATTCTCAGTTTTTTTCTTCCTAAATCCAAAAAGAATGGAAAAAACATTCTGCCACCAGGCCCTATAGGGTTGCCATTCATTGGAAATTTGCATCAATTTAATAGTTTAacccctcatctctatttttggaaactttccaaaaaatatggaaaaatatTCTCATTGAAACTTGGTTCTTCTACTATGGTTGTAGTTTCTTCAGCAAATCTAGCAAAAGAGGTAACACAAATACAAGATTTAGCATTTTGTAGTAGACCTTCAATACTTGGCCAGCAAAAATTGTCTTACAATGGTCAAGATATTGGCGTGTCACCTTACAATGACTATTGGAGAGAACTTCGAAAAATATGTGTTGTTCATTTATTTAGTCTCAAGAAAGTGCAATATTTTAGTCCAATTCGTGAAGATGAAGTATCAACAATGATCAAGAAAATATCTCAATATGCAGCTACTTCACAAAGTATCAATTTGAGCAATATAGTGATTTCACTTACAACCACAATTATTTGTAGAATTGCTTTCGGTATTAGGTATAATGAAGAAACACGCCAAGGAAGGAAATTTCATGAACTTTTAAAAGTGACGGAAGAAATGTTGGGAGGCTTTTTTGTCTCGGATCATTTTCCTCTCTTAGGATGGATTGATAAACTCTCCGGAAAAATAAATAGACTTGAGAAGAATTTtaaggatttggatgagttttATGAAGGACTCATTGAGCAACATCTCAATCCCAATAGGCCAAAATCCATGGAAGGAGACATTATTGATCTTTTGCTCCAATTGAAGAAAGAGAAATCAACTCCAATTGATCTCACTTTGGACAACATAAAGGCTATTATCATG GATATGCTAGTTGGTGGAACGGACACGAGCGCAGCTGTAGTAATTTGGGCAATGACAGCCTTGATAGCCAAACCAAATGCCATGAAGAAAGTTCAAGAAGAAATTAGAGAAATGGTTGGTAAAAAGTCCATAGTAAAGGAAGATGATATCCGAAATCTTCCATATTTTAAATCAGTGATAAAAGAGACATTTAGATTGTACCCACCAGCTCCATTGTTAATAGCAAGAGAGACGATGCAAAATTCCATACTAGAAGGATATGAAATTAAACCAAAAACTATAGTTCATGTTAACGTTTGGGCTATTGCAAGGGATCCTGAAATATGGAAAAATCCAGAAGAATTTATACCTGAGAGGTTCTTGAATAgtgatattgattttaaaggcCAAAATTTTGAGTTGCTTCCATTTGGAGCAGGCAGAAGAGGGTGCCCGGCTATGGCACTCGGTGTGGCCACTTTGGAACTTGTACTTTCCAATCTTCTTTACGCTTTTGATTGGGAATTGCCTTGTGGAATGAACAGAGAAGACATCGATACTGATGTTTTGCCTGGACTGGCTATGCATAAGAAAAAACCTTTGTGCCTTGTTCCTACAAATTATCACTAG